Proteins found in one Vulpes vulpes isolate BD-2025 chromosome 13, VulVul3, whole genome shotgun sequence genomic segment:
- the PSKH2 gene encoding serine/threonine-protein kinase H2, with the protein MGCGASTKVTPGAPERVPGGQEREGRGSSGGPGPEAVAEAARRMQVARFRAHFHPRVLARYDIKALIGTGNFSKVVRVEQKTTKKPFAIKVVETRVREGREACDSELTILRRVSHQYIVQLVEIFEAQDRVYMVMELATGGELFDRLMTQGSFTEHDAVRILQMVADGIRYLHALRITHRDLKPENLLYYHPGAESKILITDFGLAHSGNKSGDWTMRTLCGTPEYVAPEILLRKPYTSAVDMWALGVITYVLLSGVLPFDDESHTRLYRKILKGKYNYTGEPWPNISHLAKDFIDKLLILEASHRMSAGQALDHPWVITRAAGSSMKNLQRVISRNLMRRASPHSQSPGSAQSSKSRSYHKSKHMWNMRNLRVEESQLSALL; encoded by the exons ATGGGCTGCGGCGCCAGCACCAAGGTGACCCCGGGCGCGCCCGAGCGGGTCCCGGGTGGGCAGGAGCGCGAGGGCCGCGGCAGCTCCGGGGGCCCCGGGCCCGAGGCGGTGGCCGAGGCGGCCCGCAGGATGCAGGTGGCCCGCTTCCGCGCCCACTTCCACCCCCGCGTCCTGGCCAG ATACGACATCAAGGCTCTTATTGGGACAGGCAATTTCAGCAAGGTTGTCAGGGTGGAGCAGAAGACCACCAAGAAACCTTTTGCAATAAAAGTGGTGGAAACCAGAGTGAGGGAAGGCCGAGAAGCGTGTGATTCAGAGCTCACCATCCTGAGGCGGGTGAGCCACCAGTACATTGTTCAGCTCGTGGAGATCTttgaggcccaggatcgagtttACATGGTGATGGAGTTGGCTACTGGAGGAGAGCTCTTTGACCGACTCATGACTCAGGGATCCTTTACAGAGCACGATGCTGTCAGAATTCTCCAGATGGTTGCTGATGGTATCAGGTATCTGCATGCATTGCGAATAACCCACAGGGACCTAAAACCTGAAAATCTCTTATATTATCATCCGGGTGCCGAGTCAAAGATTTTAATCACAGATTTTGGTTTGGCACATTCTGGGAACAAAAGTGGAGACTGGACAATGAGGACACTCTGTGGGACCCCAGAGTATGTAGCCCCTGAGATTTTGCTAAGGAAACCTTATACCAGTGCAGTGGACATGTGGGCTCTTGGTGTAATCACGTATGTTTTACTTAGTGGAGTCCTGCCTTTTGATGATGAAAGCCATACAAGACTTTACAGGAAGATTCTGAAAGGCAAATATAATTATACGGGAGAg cCTTGGCCAAATATTTCCCACTTGGCGAAGGACTTTATAGACAAACTACTTATTTTGGAGGCTAGTCATCGCATGTCAGCCGGGCAGGCCCTGGATCATCCCTGGGTGATCACCAGGGCTGCAGGGTCTTCCATGAAGAATCTTCAGAGGGTCATATCCAGGAACCTCATGCGGAGGGCATCTCCCCACTCTCAGAGTCCTGGATCTGCACAGTCTTCTAAGTCACGTTCTTATCACAAATCAAAGCATATGTGGAACATGAGAAACTTAAGAGTAGAAGAATCACAACTGTCTGCACTTTTGTGA